From Humisphaera borealis, the proteins below share one genomic window:
- a CDS encoding AEC family transporter codes for MITSILFNILGPILVLVLLGSLARWRFKIDVGSLSKLNIYIFLPAFFFDHVVNSELSIGQAAGVVLATVLQVAILGGFVWGVGRAVGASRKTIAAMAMCVMFYNAGNYGLALSELAYPGKAVSGVRASPSADSGPQSDPTAPPPFHAPPTAPTAARNGPAVQAFVVFCQNILNFTVGLFIAGSAGGGSAADSLRKFVRMPTAYTLAIALLARWWRVEGGEIPKIVNLTAQYLSRGLVPLALITLGAQLALQPRWPRWKPVSFVLVVRLLWAPAQMALMLYGLHRLFVGRSEVLALWPWPAENLILTAGVPTAINTLLVTLEVGGDAELTADCVFWTTAFSAITITFWLVLLQSGWITS; via the coding sequence GTGATCACTTCCATCCTGTTCAACATCCTCGGGCCGATTCTCGTCCTGGTACTGCTCGGGTCGCTGGCACGTTGGCGGTTCAAGATCGACGTCGGCTCACTTTCCAAGCTTAACATCTACATTTTCTTGCCAGCGTTCTTCTTCGATCACGTGGTCAACAGTGAGTTGTCGATCGGTCAGGCCGCCGGGGTGGTGCTGGCGACGGTCCTTCAAGTGGCGATCCTGGGCGGGTTCGTCTGGGGTGTAGGCCGGGCAGTCGGGGCGAGCCGTAAAACCATTGCCGCGATGGCGATGTGCGTGATGTTCTACAACGCGGGCAACTACGGGCTGGCGCTGTCCGAACTGGCTTATCCGGGGAAAGCGGTTTCGGGCGTCAGGGCATCGCCGTCGGCAGATTCGGGACCTCAATCCGATCCAACCGCCCCGCCTCCGTTCCATGCGCCCCCAACGGCTCCGACCGCGGCCCGCAACGGTCCGGCCGTGCAGGCATTTGTCGTGTTCTGCCAGAACATTCTCAACTTCACCGTCGGGCTTTTCATCGCAGGAAGTGCCGGCGGAGGATCGGCCGCCGACTCGCTGCGAAAGTTTGTACGAATGCCCACCGCGTACACGCTGGCGATCGCGCTGCTGGCCCGATGGTGGCGCGTGGAAGGGGGCGAGATCCCGAAGATCGTCAACCTGACCGCGCAATACCTGTCGCGCGGATTGGTCCCGCTGGCACTGATCACCCTCGGGGCCCAATTGGCACTGCAACCGCGCTGGCCGCGATGGAAGCCGGTCTCGTTTGTGCTGGTCGTCCGGCTGCTTTGGGCGCCGGCACAGATGGCGCTGATGCTCTACGGGCTGCATCGGCTTTTTGTCGGCCGATCGGAGGTCCTGGCGCTCTGGCCGTGGCCGGCGGAGAATCTCATCCTCACGGCCGGCGTGCCGACGGCGATCAATACGCTGCTGGTCACGCTGGAGGTCGGCGGCGACGCCGAACTGACCGCCGACTGCGTCTTCTG